The following proteins are co-located in the Hydractinia symbiolongicarpus strain clone_291-10 chromosome 7, HSymV2.1, whole genome shotgun sequence genome:
- the LOC130648786 gene encoding uncharacterized protein LOC130648786, whose translation MDCKILLVLILQVNVVTSIILNKEAQEYLNGLIKFCNENPTNSIFDYVIPPPIDCPHLPPFFIWAPLEHFNIKVKCPRHPSIYLRGSGWTDDLLTARSNRNPRLVFDLQRNIVLVQRHYGCKLDRTTQTLSGSIEFMQSFPISLSPNHFPFKKYHQSMVSFNLIDYIYSQVIEGVSFFHICRGISAMNYGYFDRCLGQNSEKAFQENVLFSYPSADKIETIFLDTFYSIQHILQNANSLPSTSISIDHTLKLGRGIAGVKNKREYVKLFSILNEDNEIVSWKATKTADQEELMPVLLDLKYKLEITGRSLQYAFVENCCDSRDMLDSLFPGVSVKLDPYHAVAMITNVLPDKNSVKANIFSKELRQIFNQHEDTGDKRQMETASPGVIMHRLIQLVAKQESYLNMLTDNKKQEVLGKIEILKEHIVMGCLSDIPSGMGSDSVEKYHYEFHKSPWNNHAYALSPEIAIAIFAILLATYNSRLSGTKHSCNSRITPYLPKTFLSPFLQAPKEPESLTIDDFALLASGNILTNNLLCRLACNIYYTYNFLKKIKHACVGQDFQCETAVKFMFDTTNSEATLAAQHDHSYPNTDHASVLFNNLKSFNLAKEKVPADGDCLFRSILREVIKKMATVNEKDKFAQHLENIGMKLTETEEDLIMWLRALFVHELKSGEQYKNYMTKEDINDIDSFMTAGVFASNIGDLVVDVCADVLGLPIVVISSLSQMNVSIHLPKHQQHSDSPIYLSYDASASGHYDGTKSFIEQENNDSDIEELRCRCRSNQRGGKVITTCLSHPTYSTRCPCKKVGRPCSLRCDCKSCGNGKPNIDLATLSCRCGQSRRTTEDYKACVAGKKCPCSGSSNGCTDQCDCKNCHNSFGVKPEVVKSATPAKRKRADKSYVRRKTSDFIADGCEVLESEEEWNLQEISALLCCVNLLLRTSTLTVEHVHLVYTSVAESYAMCNIGMRLKKRGIEQVKEKLETFGLKDVFLMGEIS comes from the exons atggattgtaaaattttattgGTTTTGATCTTACAAGTGAATGTTGTAACATCAATCATTCTGAACAAAGAAGCGCAAGAATATTTGAATGgtttaattaaattttgtaaTGAGAACCCAACAAATTCGATTTTTGATTACGTTATTCCACCACCAATTGATTGCCCGCACTTACCTCCGTTCTTTATATGGGCCCCACTTGAACATTTCAATATCAAGGTTAAGTGCCCAAGACATCCTTCTATATACCTCAGAGGATCTGGATGGACAGATGATCTGCTTACAGCAAGATCAAACAGAAATCCTCGACTAGTGTTTGATTTACAGCGTAATATTGTACTTGTCCAACGGCATTATGGTTGCAAATTGGACCGAACAACACAAACTCTATCAGGTTCAATTGAATTTATGCAAAGCTTTCCAATTTCGTTAAGTCCAAATCACTTTCCATTTAAGAAATATCATCAAAGTATGGTAAGTTTTAATCTGATTGATTACATCTATAGCCAAGTTATTGAAGGTGTGTCATTTTTTCACATTTGTCGAGGTATTTCCGCTATGAATTATGGATATTTTGATCGCTGCTTGGGTCAAAACAGTGAAAAAGCATTTCAGGAAAATGTTCTGTTTTCATATCCTAGTGCTGACAAAATCGAAACTATATTTCTAGACACATTCTATAGTATCCAGCACATATTGCAAAATGCGAATTCATTACCAAGTACATCAATTTCTATTGATCACACTTTAAAGCTTGGACGGGGTATAGCCggggttaaaaacaaaagagagTATGTAAAACTATTTTCAATTCTAAATGAAGACAATGAAATTGTGAGTTGGAAAGCAACTAAAACAGCTGACCAAGAAGAATTAATGCCAGTTTTATTGGATCTCAAATACAAACTTGAAATTACTGGAAGAAGTCTGCAATATGCTTTTGTTGAGAACTGCTGTGACTCACGGGATATGTTAGATTCTCTATTCCCAGGTGTTTCTGTTAAATTGGATCCCTATCATGCTGTTGCAATGATAACGAATGTCTTGCCAGATAAAAACTCTGTTAAGGCTAACATATTCTCCAAAGAATTACGTCAGATATTTAACCAGCATGAAGACACTGGCGATAAGAGGCAAATGGAGACAGCATCACCTGGTGTTATAATGCATCGTCTTATACAACTTGTAGCAAAGCAGGAGAGTTACTTGAATATGTTAACAGATAATAAGAAACAAGAGGTGTTAggtaaaattgaaattttgaaaGAGCATATTGTTATGGGATGTCTGTCGGATATACCATCGGGAATGGGTAGTGACAGTGTTGAAAAATATCATTACGAATTTCACAAAAGTCCTTGGAACAATCATGCATATGCATTGAGTCCTGAAATTGCTATTGctatttttgcaattttattaGCTACGTACAACAGTCGACTGAGTGGTACAAAGCATAGTTGCAACAGCAGAATCACACCATACCTACCCAAAACATTTCTTTCTCCTTTTCTTCAAGCACCAAAAGAGCCTGAGTCACTAACAATTGATGATTTTGCTTTACTGGCATCTGGAAATATATTGACCAACAATCTCTTATGCAGATTAGCCTGCAATATTTATTACActtataatttcttaaaaaaaattaaacatgcaTGTGTTGGGCAAGATTTTCAATGCGAGACAGCCGTTAAGTTTATGTTTGATACCACAAATAGCGAGGCAACTTTAGCTGCACAGCATGACCACTCATACCCCAACACAGACCACGCCAGTGTATTGTTCAATAATTTAAAGTCGTTTAATTTGGCAAAGGAGAAAGTACCTGCAGATGGTGATTGTCTTTTTCGTAGTATCCTGAGAGAAGTTATAAAAAAGATGGCAACTGTTAATGAGAAAGATAAATTTGCGCAACATTTAGAAAATATTGGAATGAAGTTGACTGAAACAGAAGAAGATCTCATTATGTGGTTAAG AGCATTATTTGTTCATGAATTGAAGTCAGGTGAACAGTACAAGAACTACATGACGAAAGAAGATATTAACGACATTGACTCATTCATGACAGCTGGTGTTTTTGCATCTAACATTGGTGACTTAGTTGTGGATGTTTGCGCAGATGTTCTAGGCTTGCCCATTGTGGTCATATCATCATTAAGTCAGATGAACGTTAGTATACATCTACCAAAACACCAACAACACAGTGACAGTCCCATCTATTTATCATATGATGCATCTGCTAGTGGTCATTATGATGGAACTAAAAGTTTTATTGAGCAAGAAAATAATGATTCTGATATAGAGG AACTCCGCTGTCGATGTAGAAGCAACCAAAGGGGAGGAAAGGTCATAACAACGTGTCTTTCACACCCAACATATTCCACAAGATGTCCCTGCAAAAAAGTTGGAAGACCATGCTCTTTGAGATGCGATTGTAAGTCGTGTGGCAACGGGAAACCGAACATTGATCTTGCAACTTTGTCCTGTCGTTGTGGACAAAGCCGTCGAACCACTGAGGATTACAAAGCTTGCGTAGCTGGGAAAAAATGTCCGTGTAGTGGAAGCTCTAATGGTTGCACAGACCAATGCGACTGCAAAAACTGTCACAACTCATTCGGTGTAAAACCGGAAGTTGTTAAATCGGCTACTCCCGCCAAAAGGAAACGAGCTGATAAATCCTACGTGAGAAGGAAAACGTCAGACTTTATCGCTGATGGTTGTGAAGTGTTGGAGTCGGAAGAGGAATGGAATTTGCAGGAAATATCCGCTCTTTTGTGTTGCGTAAACTTATTGTTGCGGACGTCGACATTGACTGTAGAGCATGTCCATCTTGTTTACACGTCTGTAGCCGAAAGTTATGCCATGTGTAACATCGGTATGCGTCTAAAGAAGCGTGGGATCGAACAAGTAAAAGAAAAACTTGAAACATTTGGGTTGAAGGATGTGTTCTTAATGGGAGAAATTAGTTAG
- the LOC130648473 gene encoding uncharacterized protein LOC130648473, which translates to MEEVLVQGRSSSRDKKFDAVIGHIEDIVVDEVFQEMQMNFMDKHCGEFDDSEENKLSYTPIFNEYVGMLEKHIESELLKRIPRFDMTSFMKDLASRKTSISEEILELLISFTDFLTFKQLILDHKAYKEGKFDDFSVTVTPLTNFQAEQNRESKKRAEKKRTKKNLEPKWRMKGKDRKSKKLTGLLTEEKLVRDKTRVLPPSKKAILNFLIYLCYPTSTDDERRQNQIYISTECTYNCEVNRRYSDLAAMLKDYQKTLDNSYLFTITLCSQGVSFVQSPRKMLRIIFPWNSLSKLTLMRRWYNVVLNLQAKFFLKLQFVKVFVAKFRYYLSSRSILPAKISAPKVCGYPKPSTHYIKKGKRSTVDEIATIACICQTNVVKIYLTKLSSSSIITKPNAFTFFSFVSSVNSKECLYTIPLKGLWPTKRIPIKDHQRSKDKINARQKMASVKIFTATLLCVISLVSSSTTISVASTMMPTSSMATSSMSNGMSASMGATPSLSAMSTVTTSSSMQSMQSPTSTSSSFSTSSTSSSSMSSTSSSMSSTTTSSSSSSSSSSTSSTEQPIQPTTTTQAVVPSSMMPKWTAWNDNCKTDCNCENGKPTGGLEDAYYNATRQCSPSNNVNDCVGDMYGTNTTRLLACTDDCESCNSNSGAAYVHISLLLSFGSIFTLLTNSF; encoded by the exons ATGGAAGAAGTACTAGTACAAGGTCGTTCTAGTTCTAGAGACAAAAAATTTGATGCAGTCATTGGACATATCGAAGACATTGTAGTCGATGAAGTATTTCAAGAAATGCAAATGAATTTCATGGATAAGCATTGTGGTGAATTTGATGATTCTGAGGAAAACAAGTTGTCCTATACACCCATATTTAATGAATACGTTGGTATGCTTGAGAAACACATAGAGAGTGAACTATTAAAAAGAATACCTAGGTTCGATATGACATCTTTTATGAAGGACTTAGCCTCAAGAAAAACCAGTATAAGTGAAGAGATCCTGGAATTATTGATTAGTTTTACAGACTTTTTAACATTTAAGCAACTTATTTTGGATCATAAGGCATACAAAGAAGGAAAATTTGATGATTTTTCTGTGACTGTGACACCATTGACTAATTTTCAAGCTGAACAAAA CAGAGAAAGCAAGAAAAGAGCCGAGAAGAAAAGAACAAAGAAGAATTTGGAACCAAAGTGGAGAATGAAAGGAAAAGatagaaaatcaaagaaattgaCTGGTTTATTGACTG AAGAAAAACTTGTTAGAGATAAAACGAGAGTATTGCCGCCGTCtaaaaaagctattttaaattttttaatatatctttGTTACCCGACTTCCACCGACGACGAACGCAGACAAAACCAAATATACATTTCTACTGAATGT ACGTATAACTGCGAAGTTAACCGACGTTACAGCGACTTAGCTGCGATGTTAAAAGAC TATCAGAAGACACTTGATAACtcatatttatttacaataacTTTATGTTCCCAAGG cgTATCATTTGTACAATCTCCAAGA aaAATGTTAAGAATAATCTTTCCCTGGAATAGTTTATCGAAACTTACGTTGATGCGACGTTGGTACAACGTCGTGTTGAA TTTGCAGGCGAAATTCTTTCTAAAATTACAATTTGTAAAAGTTTTTGTCGCAAAATTTCGCTATTATTTGTCCTCGCGAAGCATTCTGCCCGCGAAGATTTCTGCCCCTAAAGTATGCGGCTACCCTAAACCCTCGACCCACTATATAAAGAAGGGAAAGAGAAGCACTGTGGACGAGATTGCCACGATTGCATGTATATGTCAAACTAACGTtgtaaaaatttat CTGACAAAGCTCTCCTCTAGTTCTATTATCACGAA ACCTAATGCATTCACATTTTTTTCCTTCGTCTCGTCTGTAAACTCTAAGGAATGTTTATACACGATTCCCTTGAAAGGGTTGTGGCCTACCAAGCGCATTCCCATAAAAGATCACCAAAGATCTAAAGATAAGATAAACGCCAGG caaaaaatggcttcagtaaaaattttcaCTGCGACACTACTTTGCGTCATCAGCCTTGTGTCATCATCTACAACGATATCTGTTGCATCGACCATGATGCCAACGTCATCAATGGCAACATCATCCATGAGTAATGGCATGTCAGCATCAATGGGTGCTACCCCGTCGCTTTCAGCAATGTCCACCGTCACTACTTCCTCATCTATGCAATCGATGCAATCGCCAACCTCAACATCCTCTTCTTTCTCAACATCCTCAACATCTTCTTCTTCAATGTCATCAACATCATCTTCGATGTCATCTACAACAACTTCTTCATCGTCTTCATCGTCTTCATCCTCGACTTCCTCGACAGAGCAACCTATCCAACCTACCACGACTACTCAAGCTGTGGTTCCCTCCAGTATGATGCCAA AATGGACTGCATGGAATGACAACTGTAAAACGGATTGCAATTGTGAAAATGGCAAGCCAACAGGGGGTTTGGAAGACGCCTACTATAACGCTACTCGACAATGTTCTCCTTCCAACAATGTGAATGATTGCGTTGGTGATATGTATGGTACAAATACTACTCGGTTATTGGCATGCACCGATGACTGCGAGTCGTGTAATAGTAATTCAG gGGCTGCATATGTGCACATTTCACTACTTCTATCATTCGGATCAATCTTTACATTGCTCACGAactctttttaa
- the LOC130648474 gene encoding uncharacterized protein LOC130648474: MVKQLGLPTFFMTLSCAELRWNELVKIITKLKGNDISKEKIENLNFYQRTEILNSNPVLLARHFQYRVETFFKTIVVNGPLGKVSYYAIRVEFQVRGSPHIHSLLWVVNAPILRSDNKKEYIAFVDNIVKCQLPNKDSNPDLYKLVSTYQTHSHSKSCRKYKNKNFRYSFGKFFTDRTIVAEPLPDNISKKERETRFNNILHPDEPNYNQPGTIEQILQSLAITNKEYENALSISPDTGFQIHFRRLPDSCFINNYFTEGLKAWEANIDIQPVLNYYKAVSYMCAYLSKVENESSEAMKKAASQALETGDSLFEQMKSIANAYRNHREINIPEKRYRVCRNEEEILSLPPESTDIFERNMLDRYMDRPNLEFKKGRYPMLEQMCYAEFLSSYSMKIKPKPEEENDSQPEEAELLSENSGTYTEKLLENGENDDVIDEISNINNHDTDEIRSETENITVFGNTFSSITEPGISDDELHEKIRTLNKTQRQIFEVVNDWVRTYVKGLACNAHHKIKPIHIFLTGSVGCGKSHLITTLSDMLNKALSYRAGNLEKDKILILAPTGVAAINIEGNTIHSALGIPADRNFTKNNSKLSDKKKCMLRNKLSELSVIVIDEISMVLNKLLLHIHQRLTEIFGCTDDIPFAGISVIACGDFYQLPPIQARPVYAEYKDALLNLSHCWKHIKIAELTEVMRQRGDQHLIELLNNIRVGKLETRHEDLLKSKFISPNDPHYPKNAIHIFAENQPAYEHYKKMLNSITSDEINIEAIDKIPENIPVQLVQNFNSRTQMETGGLARNLLLKLHAKVMLTSNIDVSDKLINGQIGTVHRLKTDSSGNVTRIYLKMEDIYTGLKAMRTDPYAIQENVVPINRVEKEIKFNKHNPSSPSMKRLQFPLMLSWACTVHKVQGKTFDKIVVCFDLLKQRAFHSGQIYVALSRVTSLDGLYLTGTFAKSTIKSDTRATEQYNYMREHSKLTQKETGVISENSIMVTLLNTRSYNKHKNDIRSDRVLMEK, encoded by the exons ATGGTAAAACAGTTAGGACttccaacattttttatgactttgtcCTGTGCAGAATTAAGATGGAATGAACTGGTTAAAATCATTACTAAATTAAAAGGTAATGACATATCTAAAGAAAAAAtcgaaaatctaaatttttatcaaaGAACAGAGATTCTTAACAGTAATCCAGTTCTTCTAGCAAGACATTTTCAATACAGAGTtgagacgttttttaaaaccatagttGTCAACGGACCATTAGGTAAAGTAAGCTACTACGCGATTAGAGTTGAATTTCAGGTTAGAGGTAGCCCACACATCCACTCTTTATTATGGGTTGTCAATGCACCAATTTTACGTAGcgataacaaaaaagaatatattgccTTTGTGGATAACATAGTTAAATGTCAGCTTCCTAATAAAGACAGCAACCCAGATCTTTACAAACTAGTTTCGACATATCAAACACATTCTCATTCTAAATCTTgtcgtaaatataaaaacaagaattttcgaTACTCTTTCGGCAAGTTTTTTACAGACCGTACAATTGTTGCTGAGCCTTTACCTGATAACATctcaaagaaagaaagagaaacacg ATTCAATAATATTCTTCATCCAGATGAACCGAATTATAACCAACCAGGTACAATTGAACAAATCCTTCAAAGTTTAGCCATAACAAATAAAGAATATGAAAACGCACTAAGCATCTCACCTGATACTGGATTTCAAATTCACTTCCGAAGGCTTCCAGATTCTTGTTTtatcaataattattttactgaGGGTTTGAAGGCATGGGAAGCTAACATAGACATTCAACCTGTTCTTAATTATTATAAAGCAGTTTCTTACATGTGTGCTTATTTGTCAAAAGTTGAAAATGAATCTTCAGAGGCAATGAAAAAAGCTGCATCGCAAGCACTAGAAACTGGTGATTCATTATTTGAACAGATGAAGTCAATTGCAAATGCGTATCGAAATCATCGCGAAAT TAACATTCCTGAGAAGCGATACAGGGTTTGTCGTAacgaagaagaaattttaagtttacCACCAGAGAGTACGGATATTTTTGAACGAAACATGTTGGATAGATACATGGATAGACcaaatttagaatttaaaaaaggcAGATAccccatgttggaacaaatgtgtTATGCTGAGTTCTTGTCAAGCTACTCTATGAAAATAAAACCGAAACCAGAAGAAGAAAATGACAGTCAACCAGAA GAAGCAGAATTGTTAAGTGAAAACTCGGGTACTTACACagagaaattattggaaaacggt GAAAACGACGATGTTATTGATGAGATTAGTAATATAAACAACCATGACACTGACGAGATTCGAAGTGAAACCGAAAACATCACAGTTTTTGGAAACACTTTTTCATCTATTACTGAGCCTGGAATTTCCGACGACGAACTCCATGAAAAGATTCGaacattaaataaaacacaaaggcAAATTTTTGAAGTGGTAAATGATTGGGTTAGAACTTACGTAAAAGGTTTAGCATGTAACGCACACCATAAAATTAAGCCAATTCACATTTTTCTAACAGGAAGTGTAGGTTGTGGAAAGTCCCATTTAATAACAACACTTTCTGACATGCTAAATAAAGCACTTTCCTATCGTGCAGGAAACTTAGAAAAGGATAAAATTCTCATTTTAGCACCAACCGGTGTTGCTGCCATTAATATAGAGGGAAATACAATACATTCAGCCTTAGGTATACCAGCGGATAGAAATTTCACTAAAAACAATTCTAAGTTAAGTGATAAAAAGAAATGTATGCTGCGAAACAAGCTTTCAGAACTAAGCGTTATTGTAATAGATGAAATCTCAATGGTTTTAAACAAGCTACTTTTACATATTCATCAACGGCTAACCGAAATATTTGGATGCACAGATGACATTCCATTTGCAGGAATATCTGTTATAGCATGTGGCGATTTTTACCAACTTCCACCAATTCAAGCAAGGCCAGTTTACGCAGAATACAAAGATGCATTGTTAAATCTTTCACATTGCTGGAAGCATATTAAGATTGCTGAACTAACGGAAGTTATGAGACAGCGTGGTGATCAACAtttgattgaattattaaacaatatcagaGTGGGGAAATTAGAAACGCGACACGAAGATTtactaaaatctaaatttatttcaCCAAATGACCCACATTACCCCAAAAATGCAATTCATATATTTGCTGAAAATCAACCCGCCTATGAGCATTACAAAAAAATGCTTAATAGCATAACATCGGACGAAATAAATATCGAAGCTATTGACAAAATTCCAGAAAATATACCCGTGCAATTAGTCCAAAATTTTAATTCTCGCACTCAAATGGAAACAGGCGGACTTGCGCGAAACCTTCTGCTAAAACTTCATGCAAAAGTCATGTTGACGTCAAATATTGATGTATCTGATAAACTCATTAACGGACAGATAGGTACTGTTCATCGGTTGAAAACCGATAGCTCAGGAAATGTAACAagaatatatttgaaaatggaAGACATATATACTGGACTTAAAGCTATGAGAACAGATCCATATGCTATTCAAGAAAATGTTGTTCCAATTAATAGAGTAGAgaaagaaatcaaatttaacaaaCATAATCCATCTTCACCTTCTATGAAACGGCTGCAATTCCCATTAATGCTGTCATGGGCCTGTACTGTTCACAAGGTTCAAGGAAAAAcgtttgataaaattgttgtctgttttgatttattaaaacaacgAGCCTTTCACTCAGGACAAATATATGTTGCATTAAGTCGAGTCACAAGTTTAGACGGTTTATACCTAACGGGTACATTTGCTAAGTCAACCATTAAGTCAGACACACGAGCAACAGAGCAATACAATTACATGCGAGAACATTCAAAATTGACACAAAAAGAAACTGGTGTAATTAGCGAAAATTCTATTATGGTCACTTTGCTTAATACAAGATCCTACAACAAGCATAAAAACGATATTAGGTCCGACCGCGTTCTCatggaaa aatga